In a genomic window of Gossypium arboreum isolate Shixiya-1 chromosome 7, ASM2569848v2, whole genome shotgun sequence:
- the LOC108482539 gene encoding inactive LRR receptor-like serine/threonine-protein kinase BIR2 isoform X2, which translates to MALYRHFHLTIYTIPLIFKPQFVCFQVIAAFQHTKKTKIVIKATKRSLGDFFFFCFHFVEYMKGSLLNSLKIFVFVLAWMFFPGLVLSAISEDDMKCLEGVKNSLKDPDGKLSSWTFNNNSIGFICKFVGVSCWNERENRLLSLGLRDMKLSGQLPQSLQYCRSLQSLDLSANKLSGSIPTQICSWLPYLVTLDLSSNDLSDNDLSGAIPSSFENFGKADFVGNNGLCGGPLRKCGGLSKKNLAIIIAAGVFGAAGSMLLGFGVWWWQHLRWIKRKKKGYIGGSSDSNWAERLRAHKLTQVSLFQKPLVKLKLGDLMAATNNFNAENILVSTRMGTTYKAMLPDGSALAIKRLTTCELSEKQFHWEMNRLGQLRHPNLTPLLGFCVVEDEKLLVYKHMSNGTLYSLLHGRGGDIDWPTRFKIGLGAARGLAWLHHGCHPPFLQQNICSNVILVDEDLDARLMDFGLAGLMTSSDVNETSFMKSDIGEFGYIAPEYSSTMVASLKGDVYGFGVVLLELVTRQKPLQVNTGEEGFKGHLVDWINHLSNSGRIEDAIDKDVIRKGHDEQISELLKIACNCVVARPKDRWSMFQVYQSLKTMGEENGFSEMDDDDFPLIFTKQDTESM; encoded by the exons ATGGCGCTTTACAGGCACTTCCACTTAACAATTTACACCATTCCACTCATTTTTAAGCCCCAATTTGTTTGTTTCCAAGTCATTGCTGCATTTCAACACACAAAAAAGACCAAAATTGTTATCAAAGCCACAAAGAGAAGTCtgggtgattttttttttttttgcttccatTTTGTGGAATATATGAAGGGATCTTTGCTCAATAGTTTAAAGATCTTCGTCTTTGTTTTAGCCTGGATGTTTTTCCCAGGACTTGTACTATCAGCTATTTCCGAAGATGACATGAAGTGCCTTGAAGGTGTCAAGAACTCTCTAAAAGACCCAGATGGGAAATTAAGCTCTTGGACTTTCAACAATAATTCAATAGGTTTTATCTGCAAATTTGTTGGAGTTTCTTGCTGGAATGAACGAGAAAATCGCCTGTTAAGCCTTGGACTTCGTGATATGAAGCTTTCAGGACAGTTACCTCAATCTTTACAGTACTGTCGTAGTTTGCAAAGTTTAGACCTGTCAGCTAACAAGCTTTCTGGATCGATCCCTACACAGATATGTTCTTGGTTACCTTATTTAGTGACCCTTGATCTATCTAGCAATGATCTATCAG ATAATGATCTTTCAGGTGCTATTCCTTCATCTTTTGAGAATTTTGGTAAGGCGGATTTTGTTGGGAACAATGGTCTTTGTGGAGGTCCTCTTAGAAAGTGTGGGGGTTTGAGTAAGAAGAATTTAGCGATTATAATTGCAGCTGGGGTTTTTGGTGCTGCTGGTTCAATGTTGTTGGGGTTTGGGGTTTGGTGGTGGCAGCATTTGAGATGGATcaagaggaagaagaaagggTATATTGGAGGATCTAGTGATAGTAATTGGGCTGAGAGATTGAGAGCTCATAAATTGACTCAAGTTTCATTGTTTCAAAAGCCACTTGTGAAACTTAAGTTGGGTGATTTAATGGCTGCCACAAACAATTTCAATGCAGAAAACATATTAGTTTCAACCAGGATGGGAACTACATACAAAGCAATGCTTCCTGATGGATCAGCCCTAGCAATCAAGAGACTTACAACTtgtgaacttagtgagaaacagttTCATTGGGAGATGAATAGATTAGGCCAACTTAGGCATCCAAATTTAACTCCCCTTTTGGGATTTTGTGTTGTGGAAGATGAAAAACTACTTGTTTATAAACATATGTCCAATGGGACTCTTTATTCTTTGTTGCATGGTAGGGGTGGTGACATAGATTGGCCAACTAGGTTCAAGATTGGTTTGGGTGCAGCAAGGGGCCTAGCTTGGTTACACCATGGATGTCATCCTCCATTTCTGCAGCAGAACATCTGCTCCAATGTGATTCTCGTCGACGAGGACTTGGATGCTCGGTTAATGGACTTTGGATTAGCAGGGCTCATGACTTCATCAGATGTTAATGAGACTAGTTTTATGAAATCGGATATAGGCGAATTCGGTTACATAGCACCAGAGTATTCAAGCACGATGGTTGCTTCACTTAAAGGCGATGTCTACGGATTCGGTGTCGTTCTTCTCGAATTGGTAACTAGGCAAAAACCACTACAAGTCAATACAGGTGAAGAAGGATTCAAAGGTCATTTGGTGGATTGGATAAATCATCTATCGAACTCGGGAAGAATCGAGGACGCCATTGACAAGGATGTTATCAGAAAAGGCCATGATGAGCAAATCTCAGAGTTGCTCAAAATTGCATGTAATTGTGTGGTTGCTCGGCCAAAGGATAGATGGTCAATGTTCCAGGTTTATCAGTCATTGAAAACCATGGGTGAGGAAAATGGTTTCTCGGAAATGGATGATGATGATTTCCCTCTGATTTTCACTAAGCAAGATACTGAATCAATGTAG
- the LOC108482539 gene encoding inactive LRR receptor-like serine/threonine-protein kinase BIR2 isoform X1 yields the protein MALYRHFHLTIYTIPLIFKPQFVCFQVIAAFQHTKKTKIVIKATKRSLGDFFFFCFHFVEYMKGSLLNSLKIFVFVLAWMFFPGLVLSAISEDDMKCLEGVKNSLKDPDGKLSSWTFNNNSIGFICKFVGVSCWNERENRLLSLGLRDMKLSGQLPQSLQYCRSLQSLDLSANKLSGSIPTQICSWLPYLVTLDLSSNDLSGTIPPELSYCAYLNNLKLSNNRLSGSIPYQLSGLDRLKKFSVADNDLSGAIPSSFENFGKADFVGNNGLCGGPLRKCGGLSKKNLAIIIAAGVFGAAGSMLLGFGVWWWQHLRWIKRKKKGYIGGSSDSNWAERLRAHKLTQVSLFQKPLVKLKLGDLMAATNNFNAENILVSTRMGTTYKAMLPDGSALAIKRLTTCELSEKQFHWEMNRLGQLRHPNLTPLLGFCVVEDEKLLVYKHMSNGTLYSLLHGRGGDIDWPTRFKIGLGAARGLAWLHHGCHPPFLQQNICSNVILVDEDLDARLMDFGLAGLMTSSDVNETSFMKSDIGEFGYIAPEYSSTMVASLKGDVYGFGVVLLELVTRQKPLQVNTGEEGFKGHLVDWINHLSNSGRIEDAIDKDVIRKGHDEQISELLKIACNCVVARPKDRWSMFQVYQSLKTMGEENGFSEMDDDDFPLIFTKQDTESM from the coding sequence ATGGCGCTTTACAGGCACTTCCACTTAACAATTTACACCATTCCACTCATTTTTAAGCCCCAATTTGTTTGTTTCCAAGTCATTGCTGCATTTCAACACACAAAAAAGACCAAAATTGTTATCAAAGCCACAAAGAGAAGTCtgggtgattttttttttttttgcttccatTTTGTGGAATATATGAAGGGATCTTTGCTCAATAGTTTAAAGATCTTCGTCTTTGTTTTAGCCTGGATGTTTTTCCCAGGACTTGTACTATCAGCTATTTCCGAAGATGACATGAAGTGCCTTGAAGGTGTCAAGAACTCTCTAAAAGACCCAGATGGGAAATTAAGCTCTTGGACTTTCAACAATAATTCAATAGGTTTTATCTGCAAATTTGTTGGAGTTTCTTGCTGGAATGAACGAGAAAATCGCCTGTTAAGCCTTGGACTTCGTGATATGAAGCTTTCAGGACAGTTACCTCAATCTTTACAGTACTGTCGTAGTTTGCAAAGTTTAGACCTGTCAGCTAACAAGCTTTCTGGATCGATCCCTACACAGATATGTTCTTGGTTACCTTATTTAGTGACCCTTGATCTATCTAGCAATGATCTATCAGGTACCATCCCTCCTGAGTTATCATACTGTGcttatttgaataatttgaaaCTATCAAATAATAGACTTTCAGGGTCAATTCCATATCAATTATCTGGTTTAGATAGGCTGAAAAAGTTTTCAGTAGCAGATAATGATCTTTCAGGTGCTATTCCTTCATCTTTTGAGAATTTTGGTAAGGCGGATTTTGTTGGGAACAATGGTCTTTGTGGAGGTCCTCTTAGAAAGTGTGGGGGTTTGAGTAAGAAGAATTTAGCGATTATAATTGCAGCTGGGGTTTTTGGTGCTGCTGGTTCAATGTTGTTGGGGTTTGGGGTTTGGTGGTGGCAGCATTTGAGATGGATcaagaggaagaagaaagggTATATTGGAGGATCTAGTGATAGTAATTGGGCTGAGAGATTGAGAGCTCATAAATTGACTCAAGTTTCATTGTTTCAAAAGCCACTTGTGAAACTTAAGTTGGGTGATTTAATGGCTGCCACAAACAATTTCAATGCAGAAAACATATTAGTTTCAACCAGGATGGGAACTACATACAAAGCAATGCTTCCTGATGGATCAGCCCTAGCAATCAAGAGACTTACAACTtgtgaacttagtgagaaacagttTCATTGGGAGATGAATAGATTAGGCCAACTTAGGCATCCAAATTTAACTCCCCTTTTGGGATTTTGTGTTGTGGAAGATGAAAAACTACTTGTTTATAAACATATGTCCAATGGGACTCTTTATTCTTTGTTGCATGGTAGGGGTGGTGACATAGATTGGCCAACTAGGTTCAAGATTGGTTTGGGTGCAGCAAGGGGCCTAGCTTGGTTACACCATGGATGTCATCCTCCATTTCTGCAGCAGAACATCTGCTCCAATGTGATTCTCGTCGACGAGGACTTGGATGCTCGGTTAATGGACTTTGGATTAGCAGGGCTCATGACTTCATCAGATGTTAATGAGACTAGTTTTATGAAATCGGATATAGGCGAATTCGGTTACATAGCACCAGAGTATTCAAGCACGATGGTTGCTTCACTTAAAGGCGATGTCTACGGATTCGGTGTCGTTCTTCTCGAATTGGTAACTAGGCAAAAACCACTACAAGTCAATACAGGTGAAGAAGGATTCAAAGGTCATTTGGTGGATTGGATAAATCATCTATCGAACTCGGGAAGAATCGAGGACGCCATTGACAAGGATGTTATCAGAAAAGGCCATGATGAGCAAATCTCAGAGTTGCTCAAAATTGCATGTAATTGTGTGGTTGCTCGGCCAAAGGATAGATGGTCAATGTTCCAGGTTTATCAGTCATTGAAAACCATGGGTGAGGAAAATGGTTTCTCGGAAATGGATGATGATGATTTCCCTCTGATTTTCACTAAGCAAGATACTGAATCAATGTAG